ATGAATGAGTCAGCAGTCTTCAGAACATGCCAACCAGTTTGAATTTGCCCTCTTGTTTGTTGGGCACTATGTTGATAAAGGTCTTGTAGAGCACAGTTCCCGTGGGCAACTTGGTGATGACCTTGAATGTCTCAGTGCTGCGTGGGGCTGGAACATACACCTCCTTAGTGAACCTGACAATGCCATCCTCCAGGGCATAAAGGGTGTTGTTGGTTCCAATCCCCACctgagagaggtgggggatagagagtgagagcgaTTAGTTGACAATCAACCGGCGACCTGCAGACATTTGAAGGCTTCCAGGGTGTATTAACTAGGAACCAAACGGAATCAAAAGAAACAAGGAGGGACCTACctaaat
The Oncorhynchus nerka isolate Pitt River linkage group LG28, Oner_Uvic_2.0, whole genome shotgun sequence genome window above contains:
- the LOC115113000 gene encoding large ribosomal subunit protein bL27m-like isoform X3 produces the protein MAALASLMFKSRSGNFVHAGNILATQRLMRWQPGAHVGIGTNNTLYALEDGIVRFTKEVYVPAPRSTETFKVITKLPTGTVLYKTFINIVPNKQEGKFKLVGMF